One genomic region from Cellulomonas hominis encodes:
- a CDS encoding CoA-binding protein — MAHVNDPAVIRRLLTSRGTWAVVGLSTNRARAAYGVAAYLQDLGQAVVPVHPRAETVHGAAGVRTVAEAVAAAGRVDVVDVFVNSALAGDVVDQAVAAGAGAVWLQLGVVDEDAAARAAAAGLDVVMDACPAIEGRRLGLG; from the coding sequence ATGGCCCACGTCAACGACCCCGCCGTGATCCGCCGCCTGCTCACCTCGCGCGGCACCTGGGCGGTCGTCGGGCTGTCGACCAACCGCGCCCGTGCCGCGTACGGCGTGGCGGCGTACCTGCAGGACCTCGGGCAGGCGGTCGTGCCGGTGCACCCGCGCGCCGAGACGGTGCACGGGGCAGCCGGCGTGAGGACCGTCGCCGAGGCGGTCGCGGCGGCCGGGCGCGTCGACGTGGTGGACGTGTTCGTCAACTCCGCGCTCGCCGGGGACGTCGTGGACCAGGCCGTCGCCGCGGGGGCGGGGGCGGTGTGGCTGCAGCTCGGCGTCGTGGACGAGGACGCGGCGGCGCGGGCCGCAGCGGCGGGGCTCGACGTGGTGATGGACGCGTGCCCGGCGATCGAGGGCCGGCGGCTGGGCCTGGGCTGA